In Zingiber officinale cultivar Zhangliang chromosome 6A, Zo_v1.1, whole genome shotgun sequence, a single genomic region encodes these proteins:
- the LOC121994254 gene encoding GATA transcription factor 9-like isoform X4, whose amino-acid sequence MEAPELFHAGFCLAGNPHCSPEKASGGGEQFVVEDLLDFSNEEAGWIIAAAGEEGAGSDATAGNSTDSSTVTAVDSYCNSSLSVRDHKDALCRNAVYASLSGDFFEPYDAMAELTKLEYEWALSSDVVEDSFSSEDLHKLNLINGVNSTASSSSTTTTIAAANTFQDGQVSTFRPEVPGKARSKRSRVAPGNWSSRLLVLSPSEESAPSPDSELIVPFSTVSPKKVTKKKETSDGAAASDGRRCLHCQTDKTPQWRTGPMGPKTLCNACGVRFKSGRLVPEYRPASSPTFIVSQHSNSHRKVLELRRQKEFQQQLTSPATALYDPPPAALPSGFLIHGPDIHLI is encoded by the exons ATGGAAGCGCCGGAGCTCTTCCACGCCGGATTCTGCCTCGCCGGGAACCCGCATTGCTCTCCTGAGAAGGCCAGCGGTGGGGGTGAGCAGTTCGTCGTCGAGGACCTGCTGGATTTCTCCAATGAGGAGGCCGGGTGGATAATCGCCGCTGCGGGGGAGGAAGGCGCCGGATCCGATGCCACCGCTGGGAATTCCACTGACTCATCCACCGTCACGGCGGTGGACAGCTATTGCAATTCCTCCTTGTCCGTTCGTGATCACAAGGACGCCCTCTGTCGGAACGCCGTCTACGCCAGCCTCTCAGGCGACTTCTTTGAGCCG TACGACGCGATGGCGGAGTTGACGAAGCTCGAATACGAATGGGCATTGTCGTCCGATGTTGTGGAGGATTCTTTCTCCAGCGAAGATCTGCACAAGCTTAATCTCATCAACGGCGTCAATTCCACGGCCTCCTCCtcgtccaccaccaccaccatcgCCGCCGCGAACACCTTCCAGGACGGCCAAGTATCCACCTTCCGGCCCGAGGTCCCTGGCAAGGCGCGGAGCAAGCGCTCTCGCGTCGCCCCCGGTAATTGGTCCTCCCGCCTTCTTGTCCTGTCTCCCTCAGAAGAGAGTGCGCCTTCACCAGACTCGGAGCTGATCGTGCCGTTCAGCACCGTCTCCCCCAAGAAGGTCACGAAGAAGAAAGAGACGTCAGACGGGGCCGCAGCTTCGGACGGTCGCCGGTGCCTCCACTGCCAGACCGATAAGACGCCGCAGTGGCGGACGGGACCAATGGGCCCCAAAACACTATGCAACGCCTGCGGCGTCCGCTTCAAGTCAGGCCGCCTCGTGCCGGAGTACCGCCCGGCATCCAGCCCCACCTTCATCGTCTCCCAGCACTCCAATTCCCACCGCAAGGTCCTCGAACTCCGCCGTCAGAAGGAATTCCAGCAGCAACTTACCTCCCCCGCCACCGCCCTCTACGACCCCCCACCGGCGGCTCTACCGAGCGGCTTCTTGATACACGGCCCGGACATCCACCTCATCTAA
- the LOC121997192 gene encoding protein CHROMOSOME TRANSMISSION FIDELITY 7-like, protein MLNKKRSYAQYHLELGQSDFLLRSCSVCGMMYAPGDESDEKLHGDFHKKYYEGIRFKGWRDERVVSTPSGGNCRILLVLDGDSPSHKRKVKEVLTIMEKELGFQIVL, encoded by the exons ATGCTCAACAAGAAGAGGAGCTACGCGCAGTACCATCTCGAATTAGGGCAGTCGGACTTCCTCCTCCGCTCCTGCTCCGTTTGCGGGATGATGTACGCCCCCGGGGACGAGTCAGACGAGAAGCTCCACGGGGATTTCCATAAGAAGTACTACGAAGGAATTCGGTTCAAG GGCTGGCGCGATGAGAGAGTTGTCTCGACGCCCAGCGGAGGCAATTGCCGCATCCTATTGGTTCTCGACGGTGACTCCCCATCGCACAAGCGCAAG GTTAAGGAGGTGCTTACGATCATGGAGAAAGAACTTGGGTTCCAAATAGTTCTCTGA
- the LOC121994254 gene encoding GATA transcription factor 9-like isoform X3: MEAPELFHAGFCLAGNPHCSPEKASGGGEQFVVEDLLDFSNEEAGWIIAAAGEEGAGSDATAGNSTDSSTVTAVDSYCNSSLSVRDHKDALCRNAVYASLSGDFFEPQYDAMAELTKLEYEWALSSDVVEDSFSSEDLHKLNLINGVNSTASSSSTTTTIAAANTFQDGQVSTFRPEVPGKARSKRSRVAPGNWSSRLLVLSPSEESAPSPDSELIVPFSTVSPKKVTKKKETSDGAAASDGRRCLHCQTDKTPQWRTGPMGPKTLCNACGVRFKSGRLVPEYRPASSPTFIVSQHSNSHRKVLELRRQKEFQQQLTSPATALYDPPPAALPSGFLIHGPDIHLI; the protein is encoded by the exons ATGGAAGCGCCGGAGCTCTTCCACGCCGGATTCTGCCTCGCCGGGAACCCGCATTGCTCTCCTGAGAAGGCCAGCGGTGGGGGTGAGCAGTTCGTCGTCGAGGACCTGCTGGATTTCTCCAATGAGGAGGCCGGGTGGATAATCGCCGCTGCGGGGGAGGAAGGCGCCGGATCCGATGCCACCGCTGGGAATTCCACTGACTCATCCACCGTCACGGCGGTGGACAGCTATTGCAATTCCTCCTTGTCCGTTCGTGATCACAAGGACGCCCTCTGTCGGAACGCCGTCTACGCCAGCCTCTCAGGCGACTTCTTTGAGCCG CAGTACGACGCGATGGCGGAGTTGACGAAGCTCGAATACGAATGGGCATTGTCGTCCGATGTTGTGGAGGATTCTTTCTCCAGCGAAGATCTGCACAAGCTTAATCTCATCAACGGCGTCAATTCCACGGCCTCCTCCtcgtccaccaccaccaccatcgCCGCCGCGAACACCTTCCAGGACGGCCAAGTATCCACCTTCCGGCCCGAGGTCCCTGGCAAGGCGCGGAGCAAGCGCTCTCGCGTCGCCCCCGGTAATTGGTCCTCCCGCCTTCTTGTCCTGTCTCCCTCAGAAGAGAGTGCGCCTTCACCAGACTCGGAGCTGATCGTGCCGTTCAGCACCGTCTCCCCCAAGAAGGTCACGAAGAAGAAAGAGACGTCAGACGGGGCCGCAGCTTCGGACGGTCGCCGGTGCCTCCACTGCCAGACCGATAAGACGCCGCAGTGGCGGACGGGACCAATGGGCCCCAAAACACTATGCAACGCCTGCGGCGTCCGCTTCAAGTCAGGCCGCCTCGTGCCGGAGTACCGCCCGGCATCCAGCCCCACCTTCATCGTCTCCCAGCACTCCAATTCCCACCGCAAGGTCCTCGAACTCCGCCGTCAGAAGGAATTCCAGCAGCAACTTACCTCCCCCGCCACCGCCCTCTACGACCCCCCACCGGCGGCTCTACCGAGCGGCTTCTTGATACACGGCCCGGACATCCACCTCATCTAA
- the LOC121994254 gene encoding GATA transcription factor 9-like isoform X2 produces the protein MMALAPLGEEKRLSSLAAPELFHAGFCLAGNPHCSPEKASGGGEQFVVEDLLDFSNEEAGWIIAAAGEEGAGSDATAGNSTDSSTVTAVDSYCNSSLSVRDHKDALCRNAVYASLSGDFFEPYDAMAELTKLEYEWALSSDVVEDSFSSEDLHKLNLINGVNSTASSSSTTTTIAAANTFQDGQVSTFRPEVPGKARSKRSRVAPGNWSSRLLVLSPSEESAPSPDSELIVPFSTVSPKKVTKKKETSDGAAASDGRRCLHCQTDKTPQWRTGPMGPKTLCNACGVRFKSGRLVPEYRPASSPTFIVSQHSNSHRKVLELRRQKEFQQQLTSPATALYDPPPAALPSGFLIHGPDIHLI, from the exons ATGATGGCACTCGCACCATTAGGTGAAGAAAAGAGGCTCTCTTCTCTCGCCG CGCCGGAGCTCTTCCACGCCGGATTCTGCCTCGCCGGGAACCCGCATTGCTCTCCTGAGAAGGCCAGCGGTGGGGGTGAGCAGTTCGTCGTCGAGGACCTGCTGGATTTCTCCAATGAGGAGGCCGGGTGGATAATCGCCGCTGCGGGGGAGGAAGGCGCCGGATCCGATGCCACCGCTGGGAATTCCACTGACTCATCCACCGTCACGGCGGTGGACAGCTATTGCAATTCCTCCTTGTCCGTTCGTGATCACAAGGACGCCCTCTGTCGGAACGCCGTCTACGCCAGCCTCTCAGGCGACTTCTTTGAGCCG TACGACGCGATGGCGGAGTTGACGAAGCTCGAATACGAATGGGCATTGTCGTCCGATGTTGTGGAGGATTCTTTCTCCAGCGAAGATCTGCACAAGCTTAATCTCATCAACGGCGTCAATTCCACGGCCTCCTCCtcgtccaccaccaccaccatcgCCGCCGCGAACACCTTCCAGGACGGCCAAGTATCCACCTTCCGGCCCGAGGTCCCTGGCAAGGCGCGGAGCAAGCGCTCTCGCGTCGCCCCCGGTAATTGGTCCTCCCGCCTTCTTGTCCTGTCTCCCTCAGAAGAGAGTGCGCCTTCACCAGACTCGGAGCTGATCGTGCCGTTCAGCACCGTCTCCCCCAAGAAGGTCACGAAGAAGAAAGAGACGTCAGACGGGGCCGCAGCTTCGGACGGTCGCCGGTGCCTCCACTGCCAGACCGATAAGACGCCGCAGTGGCGGACGGGACCAATGGGCCCCAAAACACTATGCAACGCCTGCGGCGTCCGCTTCAAGTCAGGCCGCCTCGTGCCGGAGTACCGCCCGGCATCCAGCCCCACCTTCATCGTCTCCCAGCACTCCAATTCCCACCGCAAGGTCCTCGAACTCCGCCGTCAGAAGGAATTCCAGCAGCAACTTACCTCCCCCGCCACCGCCCTCTACGACCCCCCACCGGCGGCTCTACCGAGCGGCTTCTTGATACACGGCCCGGACATCCACCTCATCTAA
- the LOC121994254 gene encoding GATA transcription factor 9-like isoform X1, with translation MMALAPLGEEKRLSSLAAPELFHAGFCLAGNPHCSPEKASGGGEQFVVEDLLDFSNEEAGWIIAAAGEEGAGSDATAGNSTDSSTVTAVDSYCNSSLSVRDHKDALCRNAVYASLSGDFFEPQYDAMAELTKLEYEWALSSDVVEDSFSSEDLHKLNLINGVNSTASSSSTTTTIAAANTFQDGQVSTFRPEVPGKARSKRSRVAPGNWSSRLLVLSPSEESAPSPDSELIVPFSTVSPKKVTKKKETSDGAAASDGRRCLHCQTDKTPQWRTGPMGPKTLCNACGVRFKSGRLVPEYRPASSPTFIVSQHSNSHRKVLELRRQKEFQQQLTSPATALYDPPPAALPSGFLIHGPDIHLI, from the exons ATGATGGCACTCGCACCATTAGGTGAAGAAAAGAGGCTCTCTTCTCTCGCCG CGCCGGAGCTCTTCCACGCCGGATTCTGCCTCGCCGGGAACCCGCATTGCTCTCCTGAGAAGGCCAGCGGTGGGGGTGAGCAGTTCGTCGTCGAGGACCTGCTGGATTTCTCCAATGAGGAGGCCGGGTGGATAATCGCCGCTGCGGGGGAGGAAGGCGCCGGATCCGATGCCACCGCTGGGAATTCCACTGACTCATCCACCGTCACGGCGGTGGACAGCTATTGCAATTCCTCCTTGTCCGTTCGTGATCACAAGGACGCCCTCTGTCGGAACGCCGTCTACGCCAGCCTCTCAGGCGACTTCTTTGAGCCG CAGTACGACGCGATGGCGGAGTTGACGAAGCTCGAATACGAATGGGCATTGTCGTCCGATGTTGTGGAGGATTCTTTCTCCAGCGAAGATCTGCACAAGCTTAATCTCATCAACGGCGTCAATTCCACGGCCTCCTCCtcgtccaccaccaccaccatcgCCGCCGCGAACACCTTCCAGGACGGCCAAGTATCCACCTTCCGGCCCGAGGTCCCTGGCAAGGCGCGGAGCAAGCGCTCTCGCGTCGCCCCCGGTAATTGGTCCTCCCGCCTTCTTGTCCTGTCTCCCTCAGAAGAGAGTGCGCCTTCACCAGACTCGGAGCTGATCGTGCCGTTCAGCACCGTCTCCCCCAAGAAGGTCACGAAGAAGAAAGAGACGTCAGACGGGGCCGCAGCTTCGGACGGTCGCCGGTGCCTCCACTGCCAGACCGATAAGACGCCGCAGTGGCGGACGGGACCAATGGGCCCCAAAACACTATGCAACGCCTGCGGCGTCCGCTTCAAGTCAGGCCGCCTCGTGCCGGAGTACCGCCCGGCATCCAGCCCCACCTTCATCGTCTCCCAGCACTCCAATTCCCACCGCAAGGTCCTCGAACTCCGCCGTCAGAAGGAATTCCAGCAGCAACTTACCTCCCCCGCCACCGCCCTCTACGACCCCCCACCGGCGGCTCTACCGAGCGGCTTCTTGATACACGGCCCGGACATCCACCTCATCTAA